A genomic segment from Luteolibacter ambystomatis encodes:
- a CDS encoding 2-aminoethylphosphonate--pyruvate transaminase has translation MNLDLENPYILLTPGPLSTSPTVRAAMLRDWCTWDDDYNLGVVTPIREGLVKLATVTKPEDYTVVLMQGSGTFSVEAMIGSAVPENGRLLVLANGEYGNRLGRIAKTLKIDTIIHDSGELAPPDLGKLDAELSADKSITHVVCVHNETTTGMLNPLEAIASIVKRHDRLFLVDSMSAFGGIPLDVAELGIDFLVSSANKCIQGVPGFGFVIVKKSVLEKCKGNSRSVSLDLYDQWQGMEKGHGKWRYTSPTHVVRAFHQAMQELDEEGGVAARFARYTENQRRLVVGMEKLGFKCVLPHALHSPIITGFYNPEEPEYDFMKFYELLKEKGFVIYPGKVTGINSFRIGTIGHVFPDDITRLITAIEKSMYWVKEAAAV, from the coding sequence ATGAACCTCGATCTCGAAAATCCGTACATCCTCCTCACCCCGGGGCCGCTTTCCACCTCGCCCACCGTCCGTGCAGCGATGCTGCGCGACTGGTGTACGTGGGATGACGACTATAACCTAGGCGTGGTCACTCCGATCCGCGAGGGCCTGGTGAAGCTCGCCACCGTGACGAAGCCGGAGGATTACACCGTCGTCCTGATGCAGGGCAGCGGCACCTTCTCGGTCGAGGCCATGATCGGCTCCGCGGTTCCGGAAAACGGCCGCTTGCTGGTGTTGGCGAATGGCGAATACGGCAACCGCCTCGGCCGCATCGCGAAGACGCTGAAGATCGACACCATCATCCACGACTCCGGCGAGCTCGCGCCGCCGGATCTTGGCAAACTGGATGCCGAACTCAGCGCGGACAAGAGCATCACCCACGTGGTCTGCGTCCACAACGAGACCACCACCGGCATGCTCAATCCGCTGGAGGCCATCGCCAGCATCGTGAAGCGCCATGACCGCTTGTTCCTCGTCGATTCGATGAGCGCCTTCGGCGGCATCCCGCTCGATGTGGCGGAACTTGGGATCGACTTCCTCGTTTCGTCCGCGAACAAGTGCATCCAGGGCGTTCCCGGCTTCGGCTTCGTGATCGTGAAGAAGAGCGTGCTGGAGAAGTGCAAGGGCAACTCCCGCTCCGTGTCGCTCGACCTCTACGATCAGTGGCAGGGTATGGAGAAGGGGCACGGCAAGTGGCGCTACACCAGCCCGACCCACGTCGTGCGTGCGTTCCATCAGGCGATGCAGGAGCTGGATGAGGAAGGCGGCGTTGCGGCACGCTTCGCACGCTACACCGAGAACCAGCGTCGTCTGGTGGTGGGCATGGAGAAGCTCGGCTTCAAGTGCGTGCTGCCGCATGCGCTGCACAGCCCGATCATCACCGGCTTCTACAATCCGGAGGAGCCGGAGTATGACTTCATGAAGTTCTACGAGCTGCTCAAGGAAAAGGGCTTCGTCATTTATCCGGGCAAGGTCACCGGCATCAATTCGTTCCGCATCGGCACGATCGGCCACGTGTTCCCGGATGACATCACCCGCCTGATCACCGCCATCGAGAAATCGATGTACTGGGTGAAGGAAGCGGCGGCGGTGTAA